From the Erythrolamprus reginae isolate rEryReg1 chromosome Z, rEryReg1.hap1, whole genome shotgun sequence genome, one window contains:
- the LOC139154428 gene encoding uncharacterized protein gives MRSFVFVCVLFYVLESQVIVSVPFPTGAIRTECRERYFWIWLDKSALGQSSWSYSVFNERGQRISITDNIATQCGLTHGVDLNGNPEIRISFLACSVRNMLDQDFSLQLQVELTGLDNVTASYEVSMNCSLNVPWSPREIVCEENYMEVSVRRAVPGLANQALNEDWVIAVPVAQGAVNQVWQVIFHFQNGSTQKMMATEAYDLGYGFNTTATRVLFRTPYSTQQTEVAMVQGLEVAIARATIFYKQAWMIILVDTAVACPVNPPTFTADALHWTSPRIMPSLVAFPQQFEDETIEMGLDGRRIDRTTVVRNGYIFLTDMHFISITVPIGAAGGIIESDVIDNRYNTRYIIRLLLDRRWRGDESDQTCHRIFKSIRTPFAPQIPLLTDNTIPERGYFDVTIGSFRADVQLTAIAIGGKLLMPSEIRAHGCTLEEVSDTSHTRVFILKVPFSNPLVEQKYLYGNLRKYTLPLDYTFFLPPKGKSFTHPGVVECEVADVVLPRIEGFCERGQIGMAMRRGNLDRYWIPYVADFKLTNELALLQNYAVEDDGSYFNLSVPFLATGLIYEDISLDGVTVRLDFSLRDNKTLLKTVEFSQSCVFPTGRMLVCFPNGTMIATVLSLDTKPELNPSRTHLRDKNCKPVLVDDTKAIFTFSATTCGTVKIFEEDYLVYENEVIFGRQIIPEAKPIITRDPHYRLTLRCRYRLSENLRVWAQQLLREGVTARPHLFHVKAYQKKRAAHGHKVLRLASGASTDAKGKTWLWFISFSVALCELAATILPVQLFGH, from the exons ATGAGGTCTTTCGTGTTTGTATG TGTCCTATTCTATGTATTGGAGAGCCAGGTTATAGTGTCCGTGCCATTCCCCACAG GAGCTATACGAACTGAATGTCGTGAACGCTACTTTTGGATATGGCTGGACAAATCTGCATTGGGTCAAAGTTCTTGGAGTTACAGTGTATTTA ATGAACGTGGGCAGCGTATCTCTATAACTGATAACATCGCTACCCAGTGTGGACTCACCCATGGCGTTGACCTCAATGGAAACCCAGAAATCCGTATCTCATTCCTGGCTTGCTCCGTCCGCAATATG CTTGACCAGGATTTCAGCCTCCAGCTCCAGGTGGAATTGACCGGCCTTGATAACGTAACTGCCTCTTATGAAGTGTCCATGAATTGTTCCCTCAATGTCCCATGGAGCCCACGGGAGATTGTTTGTGAGGAAAATTACATGGAG GTTTCTGTCCGGCGGGCAGTCCCAGGATTAGCAAATCAGGCCCTGAACGAAGATTGGGTGATAGCAGTGCCTGTG GCCCAAGGGGCTGTGAACCAAGTCTGGCAAGTAATTTTCCATTTCCAAAATGGCTCCACTCAAAAGATGATGGCTACCGAAGCTTACGACTTGGGCTACGGTTTCAATACGACAGCCACCCGTGTCCTGTTCCGTACCCCTTACAGCACCCAGCAGACCGAAGTGGCTATG GTGCAGGGCTTGGAAGTGGCAATAGCCCGAGCCACGATCTTCTATAAACAGGCCTGGATGATCATACTGGTGGATACTGCTGTGGCCTGTCCTGTCA ACCCTCCCACCTTCACCGCTGACGCTTTGCACTGGACCTCGCCACGGATCATGCCATCTCTGGTGGCCTTCCCCCAACAGTTTGAAGATGAAACCATCGAGATGGGACTGGATGGCCGCAGAATTGATAGGACCACGGTTGTGCGGAATGGCTACATCTTTCTGACCGACATGCACTTCATCAGCATCACTGTACCGATTGGAGCTGCGGGAGGAATCATTGAG AGTGACGTGATCGACAATCGTTACAACACCAGGTATATCATCAGACTCCTTCTGGACCGCAGATGGCGAGGAGATGAAAGTGACCAGACCTGTCACCGGATCTTCAAGTCTATCCGCACCCCCTTTGCCCCTCAGATACCGCTGCTCACTGACA ACACAATTCCAGAGAGAGGCTACTTCGATGTCACCATAGGGAGCTTCCGTGCCGATGTGCAGCTGACTGCCATTGCCATAGGCGGCAAACTCTTAATGCCATCGGAAATCAGGGCGCATGGCTGCACCCTAGAGGAAGTCTCTGACACCAGCCACACTCGAGTTTTCATTCTCAAAGTTCCTTTCTCCAACCCTCTGGTGGAACAGAAG TATCTATACGGCAACTTGAGGAAATACACTTTGCCTCTTGATTATACATTTTTCTTGCCCCCGAAGGGCAAGTCATTTACTCATCCTGGAGTAGTTGAATGCGAAGTCGCTGATGTAG TTCTTCCACGGATTGAGGGCTTCTGCGAACGAGGACAGATTGGCATGGCGATGCGGCGCGGGAATCTGGACCGCTACTGGATTCCTTATGTGGCTGACTTTAAGCTGACAAACGAACTTGCATTATTGCAGAACTACGCCGTTGAAGATGATGGCAGCTACTTCAACCTGTCAGTGCCATTTTTGGCTACTGGCTTGATATACGAG GACATCTCTCTTGACGGAGTTACTGTTCGGCTAGATTTTAGCCTGCGGGATAACAAGACACTGCTGAAAACTGTGGAGTTCTCCCAATCTTGTGTCTTCCCTACTGGAAGAATGCTGG TGTGCTTTCCCAATGGAACTATGATTGCTACCGTGCTGAGCTTGGATACCAAACCAGAGTTAAATCCTAGTAGAACTCATCTACGGGATAAGAACTGTAAACCTGTACTAGTGGATGACACCAAGGCCATATTTACCTTCTCTGCAACTACCTGTGGTACCGTCAAAATA TTTGAAGAAGACTACTTGGTGTACGAAAATGAAGTGATCTTTGGGAGACAGATAATTCCGGAAGCAAAACCCATCATAACCAGGGACCCGCACTATAG ATTGACTCTGCGTTGCCGTTACCGGCTCAGTGAGAACCTCAGAGTATGGGCACAGCAATTACTGAGGGAGGGTGTGACTGCCAGACCTCACCTCTTTCATGTCAAAG